In Streptomyces sp. 840.1, one DNA window encodes the following:
- a CDS encoding dynamin family protein, whose amino-acid sequence MDVRPQLIDALSALRDRVAAVRLPLPLPGAPRARQTRIELLAQLDDYLLPRLKDPEAPLLAVIGGSTGAGKSTLVNSLVGRRVSEAGVLRPTTRTPVLVCHPDDHHWFADIRVLPQLTRVWLSPEESANPGQCDDLEGPDGHAAEEGTALRVETAAGLPRGLALLDAPDIDSLVVRNRVLAAELVCAADVWVMVTTAARYADAVPWHLLRTAKEYDASLVTVLDRVPHQVIAEVSRQYGALLTKAGLGEVPRFTIPELPESAGGGSGLLPTTAVAPLRAWLTHRAQDPAARQQAVGRTAAGVIDSLDVRLPALAGAVAAQYAAAVRLTGVVEDAYRKEGARVRRRLQNGGALAGDARTRWRGYPLYSTTEEVLEALVESLAALLECAVAAADEQIRTTWRREPAAAVFGFETVGREEGGWGPPEDIRGRIAMTVRRWRRVLEELAEEEVRLMERNAAPDAETVTTLLAAALLGGRRARNAGEQLAERIGAQGALRLCDKGGALLTSYLDQVLGGERDRRLAPLDALDVAPEPQAELIAALSVLQKERWQR is encoded by the coding sequence TTGGACGTACGGCCTCAGCTCATCGACGCACTTTCCGCCCTGCGCGACCGTGTCGCTGCCGTGCGTCTTCCACTCCCGCTGCCGGGCGCTCCACGCGCCAGGCAGACCCGGATCGAGCTGCTCGCCCAGCTCGACGACTATCTGCTGCCCCGCCTCAAGGACCCCGAGGCACCCCTGCTCGCGGTCATCGGCGGATCCACCGGCGCCGGCAAGTCGACGCTCGTCAACTCCCTGGTGGGGCGCCGGGTCAGCGAGGCCGGGGTGCTCCGGCCGACCACCCGCACCCCGGTACTGGTCTGCCATCCGGACGATCATCACTGGTTCGCGGACATCCGGGTGCTCCCGCAGCTGACCCGGGTCTGGCTCTCGCCCGAGGAGTCCGCCAACCCCGGCCAGTGCGACGACCTCGAAGGACCCGACGGGCACGCGGCCGAGGAAGGGACCGCGCTCCGCGTCGAGACCGCCGCCGGGCTGCCGCGCGGGCTCGCCCTGCTGGACGCCCCCGACATCGACTCGCTCGTCGTGCGCAACCGGGTGCTGGCCGCCGAACTCGTCTGCGCCGCCGACGTCTGGGTGATGGTGACCACCGCCGCCCGCTACGCCGACGCCGTGCCCTGGCACCTGCTGCGCACCGCCAAGGAGTACGACGCCTCGCTCGTCACCGTCCTGGACCGGGTGCCGCACCAGGTGATCGCCGAGGTGTCGCGGCAGTACGGGGCGCTGCTCACCAAGGCCGGTCTCGGCGAGGTGCCCCGCTTCACCATCCCCGAGCTGCCCGAGTCGGCGGGCGGCGGCAGCGGGCTGCTGCCCACCACGGCGGTCGCCCCGCTGCGCGCCTGGCTCACCCACCGCGCCCAGGACCCGGCGGCCCGTCAGCAGGCGGTCGGACGTACGGCGGCCGGGGTCATCGACTCACTCGACGTCCGGCTGCCCGCGCTCGCCGGGGCCGTCGCGGCCCAGTACGCGGCCGCCGTGCGGCTGACCGGGGTGGTCGAGGACGCGTACCGCAAGGAGGGCGCACGGGTCCGGCGGCGGCTGCAGAACGGCGGCGCGCTGGCCGGCGACGCCCGCACCCGGTGGCGCGGCTACCCGCTGTACAGCACCACGGAGGAAGTCCTCGAAGCCCTGGTGGAGAGCCTCGCCGCACTCCTGGAGTGCGCGGTGGCGGCCGCCGACGAACAGATCCGGACGACCTGGCGCCGGGAGCCCGCAGCGGCGGTGTTCGGCTTCGAGACGGTCGGCCGGGAAGAGGGCGGCTGGGGCCCGCCGGAAGACATCCGGGGCCGGATCGCCATGACCGTACGGCGCTGGCGCAGGGTCCTGGAGGAGCTGGCCGAGGAGGAGGTGCGCCTCATGGAACGCAACGCCGCGCCCGACGCGGAGACCGTCACCACCCTGCTCGCCGCCGCCCTGCTCGGCGGCCGCCGGGCCCGTAACGCCGGCGAGCAGCTGGCCGAACGCATCGGCGCCCAGGGCGCGCTGAGGCTGTGCGACAAGGGCGGGGCACTGCTCACCAGCTATCTCGACCAGGTGCTGGGCGGCGAGCGCGACCGGCGCCTCGCCCCGCTGGACGCACTCGACGTGGCACCCGAGCCGCAGGCCGAACTGATCGCGGCGCTGTCCGTACTGCAGAAGGAGAGGTGGCAGCGATGA
- a CDS encoding ABC transporter ATP-binding protein produces MTTPSTDSTLAELEQRAAARRDRPSYGHDALISCDRLVRIFTTDGVEVQALQGLDLLVEEGELLALVGASGSGKSTLMNILAGLDVPTAGAAKVAGCDLLSMGQKERLRYRRDVVGFVWQQTSRNLLPYLTAIQNVTLPMQLRGRGRNRERAARAESLLAMLEVADCRDRRPQQMSGGQQQRVAIAVSLANSPSVLLADEPTGELDSATGEQVFAAFRRANEELGTTIVIVTHDQAVANEVRRTVAIRDGRTSFEVLRRTEVDAATGQESQVAREYAMLDRAGRLQLPADYTESLGMEHRVMLELEQDHIGVWPDSPRPDTPAGRNADPAPESDPGSDRA; encoded by the coding sequence ATGACGACGCCGTCGACCGATTCCACACTGGCGGAGCTCGAACAGCGGGCCGCCGCACGCCGCGACCGGCCCTCGTACGGGCACGACGCGCTGATCTCCTGCGACCGGCTGGTGCGCATCTTCACCACGGACGGGGTGGAGGTGCAGGCCCTTCAGGGTCTCGATCTGCTGGTCGAGGAGGGTGAGTTGCTGGCGCTGGTCGGCGCGTCCGGGAGCGGCAAGTCGACGCTGATGAACATCCTGGCGGGCCTGGACGTGCCCACGGCCGGGGCGGCGAAGGTGGCGGGCTGCGATCTGCTGTCGATGGGGCAGAAGGAGCGGCTGCGCTACCGGCGGGACGTCGTCGGGTTCGTCTGGCAGCAGACCTCCCGCAATCTCCTGCCCTATCTGACGGCGATCCAGAACGTCACGCTGCCGATGCAGCTGCGCGGCCGTGGGCGCAATCGTGAACGGGCCGCGCGCGCCGAGTCGTTGCTCGCGATGCTGGAGGTGGCGGACTGCCGCGACCGGCGCCCGCAGCAGATGTCGGGCGGGCAGCAGCAGCGGGTGGCGATCGCGGTGTCGCTGGCCAACTCCCCCTCGGTGCTGCTCGCGGACGAGCCGACGGGTGAGCTGGACTCGGCCACCGGCGAGCAGGTCTTCGCGGCCTTCCGCCGCGCCAACGAGGAGTTGGGCACGACGATCGTGATCGTCACGCACGACCAGGCGGTCGCGAACGAGGTCCGCCGCACGGTCGCCATCCGTGACGGCCGCACCTCGTTCGAGGTGCTGCGCCGTACCGAGGTCGACGCGGCGACGGGCCAGGAGTCCCAGGTGGCACGCGAGTACGCGATGCTCGACCGGGCGGGCCGGCTGCAACTGCCCGCGGACTACACGGAGTCGCTGGGCATGGAGCACCGCGTGATGCTGGAGCTGGAACAGGACCACATCGGCGTCTGGCCGGACAGCCCGCGCCCGGACACCCCGGCCGGACGGAACGCGGATCCGGCCCCGGAATCGGACCCGGGCTCGGATCGGGCCTGA
- a CDS encoding MarR family winged helix-turn-helix transcriptional regulator, which translates to MKTSELSDELAGLLPRIQRLARRRLWSGLSAPRLRGAHAELLRLVVGEPGVRVSTAARSLCLAANSVSTLVNHLVAEGLLRREKDPGDGRAALLYPTPAGAETLHEWHARRAALFRRHLAGLDAEDRAALTAALPALHRLAASMREGDETE; encoded by the coding sequence GTGAAGACGAGTGAGCTGTCCGACGAACTCGCCGGACTTCTGCCCCGTATCCAGCGGCTCGCCCGGCGCAGGCTGTGGAGCGGGCTGTCCGCTCCCCGGCTGCGCGGGGCGCACGCCGAGCTGTTGCGGCTGGTGGTCGGTGAGCCCGGCGTACGCGTCTCGACGGCCGCACGGAGCCTCTGCCTGGCGGCCAACTCGGTCAGCACGCTGGTCAACCATCTGGTCGCCGAGGGGCTGCTGCGGCGGGAGAAGGACCCCGGGGACGGCCGCGCGGCGCTGCTGTACCCCACCCCCGCCGGGGCGGAGACGCTGCATGAGTGGCACGCCCGCCGTGCGGCGCTCTTCCGCCGCCATCTGGCCGGGCTGGACGCCGAGGACCGTGCGGCGCTCACCGCCGCGCTCCCGGCCCTGCACCGACTCGCCGCTTCCATGCGTGAGGGGGATGAGACCGAGTGA
- a CDS encoding LAETG motif-containing sortase-dependent surface protein, whose amino-acid sequence MFFASSATASSSVTTVNSRRFRGISRLAASVVASGLVIAGTLAGAGGAAADEAPQHQGGASAVLDGLKTYDVAVLHADGKDQKLPAGLFEMTVDGGGKLKTYCIDIHNPTQDQAKYLETPWAQTSLGGNKNAGRIRWILEHSYPQVDDLSALAEAAGTGPLTEKTAAAGTQVAIWRFSDNADVDASDRQAEKLADWLQKSATDTAEPKASLSLDSAAVSGRSGELLGPVTVRTNAGQVSVAPPADSASGVKVTDKKGKAVTTAANGSELYFDVPSGAADGSAALTVQATTSVPVGRAFAGVTRSQTQILAGSSESTVSASATATWAKKGAMPALTAKKNCAKGGVDVTASNKGDEAFTFELAGAKHTVAAGKSATVTVPVAEDQAYDFTITGPGGFSRTFTGVLDCETSGSTATTTGGLDTQTVDQPNTTTATAGGSSTGAEGNLAETGSSNATPVIAGIAIGLVVIGGGAVFFLRRRKGQTSGE is encoded by the coding sequence GTGTTTTTTGCTTCTTCAGCGACCGCCTCGTCATCCGTGACGACGGTCAATTCCCGACGGTTCCGGGGCATATCCCGCCTGGCGGCGTCGGTGGTGGCATCCGGTCTGGTCATCGCCGGCACCCTCGCCGGCGCGGGCGGCGCGGCTGCCGACGAGGCGCCGCAGCACCAGGGCGGCGCGAGCGCGGTACTGGACGGGTTGAAGACGTACGACGTCGCGGTGCTGCACGCGGACGGCAAGGACCAGAAGCTGCCGGCGGGTCTCTTCGAGATGACCGTCGACGGCGGCGGCAAGCTCAAGACGTACTGCATCGACATCCACAACCCCACCCAGGACCAGGCGAAGTACCTGGAGACCCCCTGGGCCCAGACCTCGCTGGGCGGCAACAAGAACGCGGGCCGGATCCGCTGGATCCTGGAGCACTCCTACCCGCAGGTCGATGACCTCTCGGCACTGGCCGAGGCGGCGGGCACCGGGCCGCTCACCGAGAAGACCGCGGCGGCGGGTACCCAGGTCGCCATCTGGCGCTTCTCGGACAACGCCGACGTCGACGCCTCGGACCGCCAGGCGGAGAAGCTCGCCGACTGGCTGCAGAAGTCCGCGACCGACACGGCCGAGCCCAAGGCGTCCCTCTCCCTGGACTCCGCCGCGGTGTCCGGCCGGTCCGGTGAGCTGCTGGGCCCGGTCACCGTCCGCACCAACGCCGGCCAGGTCTCGGTGGCCCCGCCCGCCGACTCCGCCAGCGGCGTCAAGGTCACCGACAAGAAGGGCAAGGCCGTCACCACCGCGGCCAACGGCTCCGAGCTCTACTTCGACGTCCCGTCCGGTGCCGCCGACGGTTCGGCCGCACTGACCGTCCAGGCCACCACCTCGGTGCCCGTCGGCCGGGCCTTCGCCGGGGTGACCAGGAGCCAGACCCAGATCCTGGCCGGCTCCAGCGAGTCCACGGTCTCCGCGAGCGCCACGGCGACCTGGGCCAAGAAGGGCGCGATGCCCGCGCTCACCGCGAAGAAGAACTGCGCCAAGGGCGGCGTGGACGTCACCGCGAGCAACAAGGGCGACGAGGCCTTCACCTTCGAGCTGGCCGGGGCGAAGCACACCGTCGCGGCGGGCAAGTCCGCGACCGTGACCGTGCCGGTCGCCGAGGACCAGGCGTACGACTTCACGATCACCGGGCCGGGCGGTTTCAGCAGGACGTTCACCGGCGTGCTGGACTGCGAGACCAGCGGCAGCACCGCGACCACCACCGGCGGCCTCGACACCCAGACCGTCGACCAGCCCAACACGACCACCGCCACCGCGGGCGGCAGCTCCACGGGCGCCGAGGGCAACCTCGCGGAGACCGGAAGCTCCAACGCCACCCCCGTCATCGCGGGAATCGCGATCGGCCTCGTCGTCATCGGCGGCGGCGCGGTCTTCTTCCTCCGCCGGCGCAAGGGACAGACCTCCGGCGAGTGA
- a CDS encoding thioesterase family protein, whose amino-acid sequence MARHIYSCPLRWSDMDAFGHVNNVVFLRYLEEARIDFMFRLAPGDGSPSFAGGSVVARHEIDYVRPLVHRHTPVTVESWVTKIGAASLTIAYEIKDPDQVYVRASTIVVPYDLAEERPRRISAEEKLFLQKYLAEEPAAA is encoded by the coding sequence TTGGCACGTCACATCTACAGCTGCCCGCTGCGCTGGTCGGACATGGACGCCTTCGGCCACGTCAACAACGTGGTCTTCCTCCGCTACCTGGAGGAGGCGCGCATCGACTTCATGTTCCGGCTGGCGCCGGGGGACGGCTCGCCGTCGTTCGCGGGCGGCTCCGTCGTCGCCCGGCACGAGATCGACTACGTCCGGCCGCTGGTCCACCGGCACACGCCGGTGACCGTCGAGTCCTGGGTCACGAAGATCGGTGCCGCGTCGCTGACGATCGCCTACGAGATCAAGGACCCCGATCAGGTCTACGTACGGGCGTCGACCATCGTCGTGCCGTACGACCTGGCCGAGGAACGACCGCGGCGGATCTCCGCCGAGGAGAAGCTCTTCCTCCAGAAGTACCTGGCCGAGGAGCCCGCCGCGGCATGA
- the ettA gene encoding energy-dependent translational throttle protein EttA, with translation MAEYIYTMRKTRKAHGDKVILDDVTLSFLPGAKIGVVGPNGAGKSTVLKIMAGLEQPSNGDAFLSPGFSVGILMQEPHLDESKTVLQNVQDGAAEIMGKLKRFNEVAEEMATDYTDALMDEMGKLQEDLDHANAWDLDAQLEQAMDALGCPPGDWPVVNLSGGEKRRVALCKLLIEAPDLLLLDEPTNHLDAESVNWLEQHLSKYAGAVVAVTHDRYFLNNVAEWILELDRGRAIPYEGNYSTYLEKKATRLKVEGRKDEKRQKRLKEELEWVRSNAKGRQTKSKARLARYEEMAAEADKMRKLDFEEIQIPPGPRLGSIVVEVENLSKAFGDKVLIDDLSFTLPRNGIVGIIGPNGAGKTTLFKMIQGLETPDAGSIKVGDTVKISYVDQSRASIDPKKTLWAVVSDELDYINVGQVEMPSRAYVSAFGFKGPDQQKPAGVLSGGERNRLNLALTLKEGGNLLLLDEPTNDLDVETLSSLENALLEFPGAAVVISHDRWFLDRVATHILAYEGDSKWYWFEGNFESYEKNKVERLGADAARPHRATYKKLTRG, from the coding sequence TTGGCTGAGTACATCTACACGATGCGCAAGACACGCAAGGCGCACGGCGACAAGGTCATCCTTGACGACGTCACGCTGAGCTTCCTGCCCGGCGCGAAGATCGGTGTGGTGGGTCCCAACGGTGCCGGTAAGTCCACGGTGCTGAAGATCATGGCGGGCCTGGAGCAGCCGTCCAACGGTGACGCCTTCCTGTCGCCCGGGTTCAGTGTCGGCATCCTCATGCAGGAGCCCCACCTCGACGAGTCGAAGACCGTGCTGCAGAACGTGCAGGACGGCGCCGCCGAGATCATGGGCAAGCTGAAGCGGTTCAACGAGGTCGCCGAGGAAATGGCGACCGACTACACCGACGCGCTCATGGACGAGATGGGCAAGCTCCAGGAGGACCTGGACCACGCCAACGCGTGGGACCTGGACGCCCAGCTGGAGCAGGCCATGGACGCCCTGGGCTGCCCGCCCGGCGACTGGCCCGTCGTCAACCTCTCCGGTGGCGAGAAGCGCCGGGTCGCGCTCTGCAAGCTGCTCATCGAGGCGCCGGACCTGCTGCTGCTCGACGAGCCCACCAACCACCTGGACGCCGAGTCGGTGAACTGGCTGGAGCAGCACCTCTCGAAGTACGCGGGCGCCGTGGTGGCCGTGACCCACGACCGGTACTTCCTGAACAACGTCGCCGAGTGGATCCTCGAACTCGACCGCGGCCGCGCCATCCCCTACGAGGGCAACTACTCCACGTACCTGGAGAAGAAGGCCACCCGCCTCAAGGTCGAGGGCCGCAAGGACGAGAAGCGCCAGAAGCGCCTCAAGGAGGAGCTGGAGTGGGTCCGCTCCAACGCCAAGGGCCGCCAGACCAAGTCCAAGGCACGTCTCGCCCGGTACGAGGAGATGGCGGCCGAGGCGGACAAGATGCGGAAGCTGGACTTCGAGGAGATCCAGATCCCGCCGGGCCCGCGGCTCGGTTCCATCGTGGTCGAGGTCGAGAACCTCTCGAAGGCCTTCGGTGACAAGGTCCTCATCGACGACCTGTCGTTCACGCTGCCGCGCAACGGCATCGTCGGCATCATCGGCCCGAACGGCGCGGGCAAGACCACGCTGTTCAAGATGATCCAGGGCCTGGAGACGCCGGACGCCGGCTCCATCAAGGTCGGCGACACGGTCAAGATCTCCTACGTCGACCAGTCCCGCGCCAGCATCGACCCGAAGAAGACCCTCTGGGCCGTCGTGTCGGACGAGCTGGACTACATCAACGTCGGCCAGGTCGAGATGCCCTCGCGGGCGTACGTCTCCGCGTTCGGCTTCAAGGGCCCGGACCAGCAGAAGCCGGCCGGTGTGCTCTCCGGTGGTGAGCGCAACCGCCTCAACCTGGCGCTGACGCTCAAGGAGGGCGGCAACCTGCTGCTCCTCGACGAGCCCACCAACGACCTCGACGTCGAGACCCTCTCTTCGCTGGAGAACGCACTCCTGGAGTTCCCGGGTGCGGCCGTGGTCATCTCCCACGACCGCTGGTTCCTGGACCGCGTCGCCACGCACATCCTGGCGTACGAGGGCGACTCCAAGTGGTACTGGTTCGAGGGCAACTTCGAGTCGTACGAGAAGAACAAGGTCGAGCGCCTCGGTGCGGACGCGGCCCGTCCGCACCGTGCCACGTACAAGAAGCTCACGCGAGGCTGA
- a CDS encoding GTPase — MTAVTDEGPGRGQGPQQEPEPELRPESGPQPGRRPDEEAAHSENRAGDQAEDRPSGRGKDRAKDRSSERAKDGAEERGRPGGGWDDGLIARRAAAGAAPRQAPEAAPDEDARPQVEAYVPSGSPLSPRLDALRELVGLSRARLDRADLVEAGRVLDEAAARQRLSSRHTVVAIAGASGSGKSTLFNSLAGAQISEAGLRRPTTAAPIACSWTDGAAGLLDRLAIPGRLRRRPQPGGAGADEALQGLVLVDLPDHDSAAAGHREQVDRVLALVDAVVWVVDPEKYADAALHERYLRPLAGHAEVTFVVLNQIDRLPGEAADQVLDDLRRLLDEDGMALGEHGEPGATVLSLSALTGDGVGELRELLGRFVQERSAATRRLSADVDAAAARLRPVYVAEGRTGLGERAREEFAGRLAEAVGAAAAGQAAEREWRRNAGRACGTPWLRLWRWYESTRQPRLLDRTALTAPPEEQLTARQRVEQAVRTVADEAVDGLPGPWAQAVREAAVHGAQGLPEALDELAERAGAAPVKGAENDGGEPAEPGARAGAHRGRAGVRPPRPAWWPAAVLAQVAMTLLQIFGGLWLIGQIVGVLEPGLLTPALVMLAGIVGGPLVEWSCAAAARGPARRYGQEAERRLREAAAACGRARVLDPVSAELVRYREVRERFVAVTEFSTTGR; from the coding sequence ATGACTGCCGTCACTGACGAGGGTCCGGGCCGGGGACAAGGACCGCAGCAGGAGCCGGAGCCGGAGTTGCGGCCGGAGTCGGGTCCGCAGCCGGGGCGCCGCCCGGACGAGGAGGCGGCCCACAGCGAGAACCGGGCGGGCGACCAGGCCGAGGACCGGCCGAGCGGGCGCGGGAAGGACCGGGCGAAGGACCGGTCGAGCGAGCGGGCGAAGGATGGAGCCGAGGAGCGCGGCCGGCCGGGCGGCGGCTGGGACGACGGCCTCATCGCCCGTCGCGCCGCCGCCGGGGCCGCCCCCCGGCAGGCGCCGGAAGCCGCCCCGGACGAGGACGCCCGCCCCCAGGTCGAGGCGTACGTCCCCTCCGGCAGCCCGCTCAGCCCCCGGCTGGACGCACTGCGCGAACTCGTCGGGCTCTCCAGGGCCCGGCTCGACCGGGCCGACCTCGTGGAGGCGGGCCGGGTGCTCGACGAGGCGGCCGCCCGGCAGCGGCTCTCGTCGCGGCACACCGTCGTCGCCATCGCCGGAGCCAGCGGCAGCGGCAAGTCGACGCTCTTCAACTCCCTGGCGGGCGCACAGATCTCCGAGGCCGGGCTGCGCAGGCCGACCACCGCCGCGCCCATCGCCTGCTCGTGGACGGACGGCGCCGCGGGGCTGCTGGACCGGCTGGCCATCCCGGGGCGGCTCAGGCGCCGCCCGCAGCCGGGCGGCGCGGGGGCCGACGAGGCGCTCCAGGGGCTCGTCCTGGTCGACCTGCCCGACCACGACTCGGCGGCGGCCGGACACCGGGAACAGGTGGACCGGGTACTGGCGCTGGTCGACGCGGTGGTCTGGGTCGTGGACCCGGAGAAGTACGCGGACGCCGCACTGCACGAGCGCTACCTGCGGCCGCTCGCCGGGCACGCCGAGGTCACCTTCGTCGTCCTCAACCAGATCGACCGGCTGCCGGGCGAGGCCGCCGACCAGGTCCTGGACGACCTGCGCCGGCTGCTCGACGAGGACGGCATGGCCCTGGGCGAACACGGCGAACCGGGCGCCACCGTCCTGTCCCTGTCCGCGCTCACCGGCGACGGGGTCGGCGAACTGCGTGAACTCCTGGGCCGGTTCGTCCAGGAGCGCTCGGCCGCGACGCGCCGCCTCTCCGCCGATGTGGACGCCGCCGCCGCCAGGCTGCGCCCGGTGTACGTGGCCGAGGGGCGCACCGGGCTGGGGGAGCGGGCCCGGGAGGAGTTCGCCGGCCGGCTCGCGGAAGCCGTCGGCGCCGCCGCGGCGGGCCAGGCGGCGGAGCGCGAATGGCGCCGCAACGCGGGCCGGGCGTGCGGGACGCCGTGGCTGCGCCTGTGGCGCTGGTACGAGTCCACCAGGCAGCCCCGGCTCCTGGACCGGACGGCGCTCACCGCACCGCCCGAGGAACAGCTCACCGCACGTCAGCGCGTCGAGCAGGCGGTGCGCACGGTCGCGGACGAGGCCGTGGACGGGCTGCCGGGACCGTGGGCGCAAGCGGTGCGCGAGGCCGCTGTGCACGGGGCGCAGGGGCTGCCCGAGGCCCTCGACGAGCTGGCCGAGCGCGCCGGCGCCGCGCCGGTGAAGGGCGCGGAGAACGACGGCGGCGAGCCGGCGGAACCCGGGGCGCGGGCCGGGGCGCACCGGGGGCGGGCCGGTGTCAGGCCGCCCCGCCCGGCCTGGTGGCCCGCGGCCGTGCTGGCGCAGGTGGCGATGACGCTGCTGCAGATCTTCGGCGGCCTGTGGCTGATCGGCCAGATCGTCGGCGTACTCGAACCGGGGCTCCTGACGCCCGCCCTGGTGATGCTGGCGGGGATCGTCGGCGGTCCGCTGGTGGAGTGGTCGTGCGCGGCGGCGGCCCGGGGGCCCGCGCGGCGGTACGGCCAGGAGGCCGAACGCCGGCTGCGCGAGGCGGCGGCCGCCTGCGGCCGGGCCCGGGTGCTCGATCCGGTGTCGGCGGAACTGGTGCGCTATCGAGAGGTGCGCGAGCGCTTTGTGGCGGTGACGGAGTTTTCCACAACGGGCCGTTAG